Proteins from one Coturnix japonica isolate 7356 chromosome 5, Coturnix japonica 2.1, whole genome shotgun sequence genomic window:
- the NUP160 gene encoding nuclear pore complex protein Nup160 isoform X3, translating to MAAGLAERSYMELGPAPRAPPRRIREVSFSPPGTAPVPTGRYGDSAGGFCYRECAQLGAATRNRCVRWTTSGDILELVEESLDTELLNNAVRLRIQGCPLLPGGVHLCEVQNHLVLLLVTVQSVHRILLPHPARAYRGDLIAESQVQSVFTDIGKINFRDPSSYYLIPSVPGLAANSLASAAWLSSDGEALFALPSAAGGIFVIKLPPHDIPGVVSVVELKQSSVVQRFLTGWMPTAIRGDGGPSDVPISLAVHCLDHDAFLFALCQDHKLRMWSYKDQMCLMVADLLEFMPVSRDLRLAAGTCHRLRLAFSQSLGLYLGVYMHAPKRGQFCVFQLVSTESSRYSLDHISSLFSSQETLIDFALTSAEIWALWHNEENQTIVKYINFEQNVAGQWNQVFMQPLPEEEVTVRHDQDPRETYLEYLFMPGRFSNAAIQKALQIFSQGTERHMDLTWDELKKEVTLAVENEFQGSVTEYECSPEEFCQLQVDFWSKFCACCLQYQEALSRPLALLLNPYTNMVCVLKKGSVSFLVPCSLVDHLYLLSNEHLLTEDDAAIFDDLEMSRDVVCLVQCLRLIGESISMDIAYIMEMACSRLQPPEKAAEQILEDLIANDTRENVMEDIHSKLQEIRNPIHAIGVLIREMDYETDADMERAHPLNMLLNLTQLYGSSTAISVVCWGVCKIATIRFQICRDLLILQQLLLRLGDPMVLGGGQLFQSQQDLLHRTSPLLLSYYLIRWASQCLASDVPIDTLESNLQHLSVLELADTTVLTPHRLVSSPQTIVELFFRDVARKHIVSRLFLQPNASLVETSLNWPHLITAIVADFLPLLWPSNPGFLFPECLIGSCQYTQLQEYIRLLQPWCHVNMGSCCFMMGRCYLVMGEGHKALDCFCQAASEVGKEEFLDRLIQPEEGEMVSTPRLQYYSKVLRLLDMVGLPELVIQLASLAIMESADDWRTQATLRTCIFKHHLDLGHNSDAYVALTQNPDPSRQLDCLRQLVVVLCERSQLQDLVEFPYVNLHNEVVGIIESHARAVDLMTHNYYELLYAFHIYRHNYRKAGTVMFEYGMRLGREVRTLRGLQKQGNCFLAAINCLRLIRPEYAWIVQPASGAVYERPGASPKRSHDGECTAVPTTRQIEILELEDLERECVLARIRLTLVQHDLSTAAVAGSSTPEETVALLIRAGLFDTAITLCQTFKLPLTPVFEGLTFKCIKLQLGGEAAQAEAWEWLASNQLSALVTTKESSATDEAWRLLSSYLERYPSQNSLYHRCVINKLLAHGIPLPNWLINSYKKVDAAQLLRLYLNYDLLEEAVDLVLEYVDAVLGKGHQYFGIEFPLSATAPMVWLPYTAIDQLLQVLRESSANHNNVLLYQKLHDKMEDYQQKVSVATRDRLYRRN from the exons atggcggcggggcTGGCGGAGCGCAGCTACATGGAGCTGGGCCCGGCTCCTCGTGCCCCGCCCCGACGGATCCGGGAGGTGTCCTTCAGCCCGCCGGGTACCGCCCCCGTCCCCACCGGGCGTTACGGGGACAGCGCTGGGGGGTTCTGTTACCGAGAGTGCGCTCAGTTGGGGGCGGCCACGCGGAACCGCTGCGTGAGGTG GACAACATCTGGGGACATCCTTGAGCTGGTGGAGGAATCTCTGGACACGGAGCTGCTGAACAATGCTGTGCGGTTACGCATCCAGGGCTGCCCGCTGCTGCCGGGCGGTGTACACCTGTGTGAGGTGCAGAAccacctggtgctgctgctggtcacTGTGCAGAGCGTGCACCGCATCCTGCTGCCTCATCCAGCCCGTGCCTATCGCGGG GATCTGATAGCAGAGAGTCAAGTGCAGTCCGTCTTTACAGACATTGGCAAAATCAACTTCAGAGATCCATCCAGCTACTACCTGATTCCCAGTGTGCCAGGCTTGGCAGCCAACTCACTGGCCTCAGCAGCCTGGCTGAGCAGTGATGGGGAGGCCCTTTTTGCTCTAccctctgcagcaggaggcaTCTTTGTTATTAAGCTGCCTCCTCATGACATACCTG gaGTTGTTTCGGTTGTGGAGTTGAAGCAGAGCTCGGTGGTGCAGCGCTTTCTCACCGGTTGGATGCCAACAGCAATCAG AGGTGACGGTGGCCCATCAGACGTGCCCATCAGCCTTGCAGTTCACTGCCTGGACCACGATgcctttctctttgctctctgcCAGGACCACAAGCTTCGGATGTGGTCCTACAAG GATCAAATGTGCCTGATGGTTGCAGACCTCCTGGAGTTCATGCCGGTCAGCAGGGACCTGCGGCTCGCAGCTGGCACCTGTCACCGCCTGCGCCTGGCCTTCTCCCAGTCCCTGGGGCTCTACCTCGGCGTGTACATGCATGCACCCAAGCGAGGGCAG TTCTGTGTCTTCCAGCTGGTAAGCACCGAGAGCAGCCGCTACAGCCTTGACCACATATCCTCTCTATTCTCCTCTCAG GAGACTCTCATCGACTTTGCCTTGACCTCAGCTGAGATCTGGGCGCTGTGGCATAATGAAGAGAACCAAACCATCGTGAAATACATCAACTTTGAGCA AAACGTGGCAGGACAGTGGAACCAGGTCTTCATGCAGCCACTGCCTGAAGAGGAGGTGACAGTTCGACATGATCAGGACCCCAGG GAAACCTACTTGGAGTACCTCTTCATGCCTGGCCGCTTTTCAAATGCAGCCATCCAGAAAGCTTTGCAG atattttctcaAGGAACAGAGAGGCACATGGACCTGACGTGGGATGAGTTAAAAAAAGAGGTTACCTTAGCTGTGGAAAATGAG TTCCAGGGCAGCGTGACAGAGTACGAGTGCTCTCCAGAGGAGTTTTGTCAGCTGCAGGTGGATTTCTGGTCCAagttctgtgcctgctgccttcAGTACCAGGAAGCGCTCTCGCGGCCCCTGGCCCTGCTCTTGAACCCCTACACCAACATGGTGTGCGTGCTGAAGAAG GGGTCTGTGTCCTTCCTTGTGCCCTGCTCCTTGGTGGACCATCTCTATCTCCTCTCTAATGAGCATCTGCTGACTGAGGACGATGCTGCCATCTTTGATG ATTTGGAGATGTCTCGTGATGTTGTCTGTCTTGTCCAGTGCCTTCGACTGATCGGAGAATCAATTTCCATGGATATAGCATACATTATGGAAATGGCTTGTTCCCGCCTCCAGCCTCCAGaaaaggctgcagagcagatcCTGGAGGACTTGATAGCTAATGACAC CAGGGAAAACGTGATGGAGGATATACACAGCAAACTGCAGGAGATCAGAAACCCTATCCATGCCATCGGAGTGCTCATCCGAGAAATGGACTACGAGACTGATGCTGACATGGAAAGAG ctcacCCTCTAAATATGCTCCTGAACCTCACCCAGCTctatggcagcagcacagccatcagcGTGGTGTGCTGGGGGGTATGTAAGATTGCCACGATCCGTTTCCAGATCTGTCGGGACCTGTTGATCCTCCAACAGCTCTTGCTGCGGCTGGGCGATCCT ATGGTTCTGGGAGGGGGACAGCTGTTCCAGTCTCAGCAGGACCTGCTGCACCGCACctcccctctgctgctctcctACTACCTGATCAGGTGGGCCAGCCAGTGCCTGGCATCGGACGTCCCTATTGACACGCT ggaATCGAATCTGCAGCATCTCTCTGTGTTGGAGTTAGCAGACACCACTGTTCTAACACCCCATAGGCTAG TATCCAGCCCTCAGACAATCGTGGAGCTCTTCTTTCGGGACGTGGCCAGAAAGCACATCGTCTCCAGACTCTTCCTGCAGCCAAATGCATCTTTGGTTGAAACGAGTTTGAATTGGCCCCATCTCATTACTGCAATAGTGGCTGACTTTCTGCCCCTCCT ATGGCCCAGCAATCCTGGGTTCCTCTTCCCAGAGTGCCTGATAGGGAGCTGCCAGTACACCCAGCTGCAG GAATACATTCGCCTGTTGCAGCCATGGTGCCATGTGAACATGGGCTCCTGCTGCTTCATGATGGGCAGGTGCTACCTCGTCATGGGTGAGGGCCATAAG GCTTTGGACTGCTTCTGCCAAGCTGCTTCCGAGGTGGGAAAAGAGGAGTTCTTGGACAGGCTGATCCAGCCTGAGGAGGGCGAGATGGTCTCCACCCCACGCCTGCAGTACTACAGCAAG GTTCTGCGCTTGTTGGACATGGTTGGCTTACCAGAGCTGGTCATCCAGCTGGCTTCTCTGGCCATCATGGAATCAGCAGATGACTGGAGAACCCAG GCTACCTTGAGGACTTGCATCTTCAAACACCACTTGGATTTAGGGCACAACAGTGACGCATACGTCGCCTTAACACAAAACCCAGATCCAAGCAG gcagctggacTGTCTGCGCCAACTAGTGGTTGTGCTCTGCGAGCGCTCCCAGCTCCAGGATCTGGTAGAGTTCCCCTACGTCAATCTCCATAATGAG GTTGTAGGAATCATAGAGTCCCACGCTCGAGCAGTGGACCTGATGACCCACAATTACTACGAGCTGCTCTACGCTTTCCACATCTACCGCCACAACTACCGCAAGG CTGGCACGGTGATGTTCGAGTACGGCATGCGCCTGGGCCGCGAGGTGCGGACGCTCCGAGGGCTGCAGAAGCAGGGCAACTGTTTCCTTGCAGCCATTAACTGCTTACGGCTGATCCGACCCGAGTACGCCTGGATAGTGCAGCCAGCGTCTGGAGCTGTG TATGAGCGGCCTGGAGCATCCCCGAAGAGAAGCCACGATGGAGAGTGCACTGCAGTCCCCA CAACGCGCCAAATTGAGATCCTGGAACTGGAGGATTTGGAAAGGGAGTGTGTGCTGGCCAGGATCCGTCTGACTCTGGTACAACACGACCTGTCTACAGCCGCAGTGGCAG GCAGTTCGACGCCTGAGGAGACAGTTGCCCTCCTGATCCGGGCTGGTCTGTTTGACACCGCCATCACCCTGTGCCAAACGTTCAAGCTGCCGCTGACACCCGTCTTTGAGGGGCTCACATTCAA GTGCAtcaagctgcagctgggaggggaGGCAGCACAGGCGGAGGCTTGGGAGTGGCTAGCATCAAACCAGCTCTCAGCACTGGTTACCACCAAGGAGTCCAG TGCCACAGATGAAGCCTGGCGGCTGCTCTCATCTTATTTGGAACGCTACCCGTCCCAGAACAGCCTGTACCATCGCTGCGTTATCAACAAGCTCTTGGCACATGGGATCCCTCTGCCCAACTGGCTCATTAACAGCTACAAG AAGGTGgatgctgcccagctgctgcgTCTCTACCTGAACTACGATCTGCTGGAGGAGGCGGTGGATTTGGTGCTGGAGTATGTGGACGCTGTGCTGGGCAAAGGGCA
- the NUP160 gene encoding nuclear pore complex protein Nup160 isoform X4 translates to MAAGLAERSYMELGPAPRAPPRRIREVSFSPPGTAPVPTGRYGDSAGGFCYRECAQLGAATRNRCVRWTTSGDILELVEESLDTELLNNAVRLRIQGCPLLPGGVHLCEVQNHLVLLLVTVQSVHRILLPHPARAYRGDLIAESQVQSVFTDIGKINFRDPSSYYLIPSVPGLAANSLASAAWLSSDGEALFALPSAAGGIFVIKLPPHDIPGVVSVVELKQSSVVQRFLTGWMPTAIRGDGGPSDVPISLAVHCLDHDAFLFALCQDHKLRMWSYKDQMCLMVADLLEFMPVSRDLRLAAGTCHRLRLAFSQSLGLYLGVYMHAPKRGQFCVFQLVSTESSRYSLDHISSLFSSQETLIDFALTSAEIWALWHNEENQTIVKYINFEQNVAGQWNQVFMQPLPEEEVTVRHDQDPRETYLEYLFMPGRFSNAAIQKALQIFSQGTERHMDLTWDELKKEVTLAVENEFQGSVTEYECSPEEFCQLQVDFWSKFCACCLQYQEALSRPLALLLNPYTNMVCVLKKGSVSFLVPCSLVDHLYLLSNEHLLTEDDAAIFDDLEMSRDVVCLVQCLRLIGESISMDIAYIMEMACSRLQPPEKAAEQILEDLIANDTENVMEDIHSKLQEIRNPIHAIGVLIREMDYETDADMERAHPLNMLLNLTQLYGSSTAISVVCWGVCKIATIRFQICRDLLILQQLLLRLGDPMVLGGGQLFQSQQDLLHRTSPLLLSYYLIRWASQCLASDVPIDTLESNLQHLSVLELADTTVLTPHRLVSSPQTIVELFFRDVARKHIVSRLFLQPNASLVETSLNWPHLITAIVADFLPLLWPSNPGFLFPECLIGSCQYTQLQEYIRLLQPWCHVNMGSCCFMMGRCYLVMGEGHKALDCFCQAASEVGKEEFLDRLIQPEEGEMVSTPRLQYYSKVLRLLDMVGLPELVIQLASLAIMESADDWRTQATLRTCIFKHHLDLGHNSDAYVALTQNPDPSRQLDCLRQLVVVLCERSQLQDLVEFPYVNLHNEVVGIIESHARAVDLMTHNYYELLYAFHIYRHNYRKAGTVMFEYGMRLGREVRTLRGLQKQGNCFLAAINCLRLIRPEYAWIVQPASGAVYERPGASPKRSHDGECTAVPTTRQIEILELEDLERECVLARIRLTLVQHDLSTAAVAGSSTPEETVALLIRAGLFDTAITLCQTFKLPLTPVFEGLTFKCIKLQLGGEAAQAEAWEWLASNQLSALVTTKESSATDEAWRLLSSYLERYPSQNSLYHRCVINKLLAHGIPLPNWLINSYKKVDAAQLLRLYLNYDLLEEAVDLVLEYVDAVLGKGHQYFGIEFPLSATAPMVWLPYTAIDQLLQVLRESSANHNNVLLYQKLHDKMEDYQQKVSVATRDRLYRRN, encoded by the exons atggcggcggggcTGGCGGAGCGCAGCTACATGGAGCTGGGCCCGGCTCCTCGTGCCCCGCCCCGACGGATCCGGGAGGTGTCCTTCAGCCCGCCGGGTACCGCCCCCGTCCCCACCGGGCGTTACGGGGACAGCGCTGGGGGGTTCTGTTACCGAGAGTGCGCTCAGTTGGGGGCGGCCACGCGGAACCGCTGCGTGAGGTG GACAACATCTGGGGACATCCTTGAGCTGGTGGAGGAATCTCTGGACACGGAGCTGCTGAACAATGCTGTGCGGTTACGCATCCAGGGCTGCCCGCTGCTGCCGGGCGGTGTACACCTGTGTGAGGTGCAGAAccacctggtgctgctgctggtcacTGTGCAGAGCGTGCACCGCATCCTGCTGCCTCATCCAGCCCGTGCCTATCGCGGG GATCTGATAGCAGAGAGTCAAGTGCAGTCCGTCTTTACAGACATTGGCAAAATCAACTTCAGAGATCCATCCAGCTACTACCTGATTCCCAGTGTGCCAGGCTTGGCAGCCAACTCACTGGCCTCAGCAGCCTGGCTGAGCAGTGATGGGGAGGCCCTTTTTGCTCTAccctctgcagcaggaggcaTCTTTGTTATTAAGCTGCCTCCTCATGACATACCTG gaGTTGTTTCGGTTGTGGAGTTGAAGCAGAGCTCGGTGGTGCAGCGCTTTCTCACCGGTTGGATGCCAACAGCAATCAG AGGTGACGGTGGCCCATCAGACGTGCCCATCAGCCTTGCAGTTCACTGCCTGGACCACGATgcctttctctttgctctctgcCAGGACCACAAGCTTCGGATGTGGTCCTACAAG GATCAAATGTGCCTGATGGTTGCAGACCTCCTGGAGTTCATGCCGGTCAGCAGGGACCTGCGGCTCGCAGCTGGCACCTGTCACCGCCTGCGCCTGGCCTTCTCCCAGTCCCTGGGGCTCTACCTCGGCGTGTACATGCATGCACCCAAGCGAGGGCAG TTCTGTGTCTTCCAGCTGGTAAGCACCGAGAGCAGCCGCTACAGCCTTGACCACATATCCTCTCTATTCTCCTCTCAG GAGACTCTCATCGACTTTGCCTTGACCTCAGCTGAGATCTGGGCGCTGTGGCATAATGAAGAGAACCAAACCATCGTGAAATACATCAACTTTGAGCA AAACGTGGCAGGACAGTGGAACCAGGTCTTCATGCAGCCACTGCCTGAAGAGGAGGTGACAGTTCGACATGATCAGGACCCCAGG GAAACCTACTTGGAGTACCTCTTCATGCCTGGCCGCTTTTCAAATGCAGCCATCCAGAAAGCTTTGCAG atattttctcaAGGAACAGAGAGGCACATGGACCTGACGTGGGATGAGTTAAAAAAAGAGGTTACCTTAGCTGTGGAAAATGAG TTCCAGGGCAGCGTGACAGAGTACGAGTGCTCTCCAGAGGAGTTTTGTCAGCTGCAGGTGGATTTCTGGTCCAagttctgtgcctgctgccttcAGTACCAGGAAGCGCTCTCGCGGCCCCTGGCCCTGCTCTTGAACCCCTACACCAACATGGTGTGCGTGCTGAAGAAG GGGTCTGTGTCCTTCCTTGTGCCCTGCTCCTTGGTGGACCATCTCTATCTCCTCTCTAATGAGCATCTGCTGACTGAGGACGATGCTGCCATCTTTGATG ATTTGGAGATGTCTCGTGATGTTGTCTGTCTTGTCCAGTGCCTTCGACTGATCGGAGAATCAATTTCCATGGATATAGCATACATTATGGAAATGGCTTGTTCCCGCCTCCAGCCTCCAGaaaaggctgcagagcagatcCTGGAGGACTTGATAGCTAATGACAC GGAAAACGTGATGGAGGATATACACAGCAAACTGCAGGAGATCAGAAACCCTATCCATGCCATCGGAGTGCTCATCCGAGAAATGGACTACGAGACTGATGCTGACATGGAAAGAG ctcacCCTCTAAATATGCTCCTGAACCTCACCCAGCTctatggcagcagcacagccatcagcGTGGTGTGCTGGGGGGTATGTAAGATTGCCACGATCCGTTTCCAGATCTGTCGGGACCTGTTGATCCTCCAACAGCTCTTGCTGCGGCTGGGCGATCCT ATGGTTCTGGGAGGGGGACAGCTGTTCCAGTCTCAGCAGGACCTGCTGCACCGCACctcccctctgctgctctcctACTACCTGATCAGGTGGGCCAGCCAGTGCCTGGCATCGGACGTCCCTATTGACACGCT ggaATCGAATCTGCAGCATCTCTCTGTGTTGGAGTTAGCAGACACCACTGTTCTAACACCCCATAGGCTAG TATCCAGCCCTCAGACAATCGTGGAGCTCTTCTTTCGGGACGTGGCCAGAAAGCACATCGTCTCCAGACTCTTCCTGCAGCCAAATGCATCTTTGGTTGAAACGAGTTTGAATTGGCCCCATCTCATTACTGCAATAGTGGCTGACTTTCTGCCCCTCCT ATGGCCCAGCAATCCTGGGTTCCTCTTCCCAGAGTGCCTGATAGGGAGCTGCCAGTACACCCAGCTGCAG GAATACATTCGCCTGTTGCAGCCATGGTGCCATGTGAACATGGGCTCCTGCTGCTTCATGATGGGCAGGTGCTACCTCGTCATGGGTGAGGGCCATAAG GCTTTGGACTGCTTCTGCCAAGCTGCTTCCGAGGTGGGAAAAGAGGAGTTCTTGGACAGGCTGATCCAGCCTGAGGAGGGCGAGATGGTCTCCACCCCACGCCTGCAGTACTACAGCAAG GTTCTGCGCTTGTTGGACATGGTTGGCTTACCAGAGCTGGTCATCCAGCTGGCTTCTCTGGCCATCATGGAATCAGCAGATGACTGGAGAACCCAG GCTACCTTGAGGACTTGCATCTTCAAACACCACTTGGATTTAGGGCACAACAGTGACGCATACGTCGCCTTAACACAAAACCCAGATCCAAGCAG gcagctggacTGTCTGCGCCAACTAGTGGTTGTGCTCTGCGAGCGCTCCCAGCTCCAGGATCTGGTAGAGTTCCCCTACGTCAATCTCCATAATGAG GTTGTAGGAATCATAGAGTCCCACGCTCGAGCAGTGGACCTGATGACCCACAATTACTACGAGCTGCTCTACGCTTTCCACATCTACCGCCACAACTACCGCAAGG CTGGCACGGTGATGTTCGAGTACGGCATGCGCCTGGGCCGCGAGGTGCGGACGCTCCGAGGGCTGCAGAAGCAGGGCAACTGTTTCCTTGCAGCCATTAACTGCTTACGGCTGATCCGACCCGAGTACGCCTGGATAGTGCAGCCAGCGTCTGGAGCTGTG TATGAGCGGCCTGGAGCATCCCCGAAGAGAAGCCACGATGGAGAGTGCACTGCAGTCCCCA CAACGCGCCAAATTGAGATCCTGGAACTGGAGGATTTGGAAAGGGAGTGTGTGCTGGCCAGGATCCGTCTGACTCTGGTACAACACGACCTGTCTACAGCCGCAGTGGCAG GCAGTTCGACGCCTGAGGAGACAGTTGCCCTCCTGATCCGGGCTGGTCTGTTTGACACCGCCATCACCCTGTGCCAAACGTTCAAGCTGCCGCTGACACCCGTCTTTGAGGGGCTCACATTCAA GTGCAtcaagctgcagctgggaggggaGGCAGCACAGGCGGAGGCTTGGGAGTGGCTAGCATCAAACCAGCTCTCAGCACTGGTTACCACCAAGGAGTCCAG TGCCACAGATGAAGCCTGGCGGCTGCTCTCATCTTATTTGGAACGCTACCCGTCCCAGAACAGCCTGTACCATCGCTGCGTTATCAACAAGCTCTTGGCACATGGGATCCCTCTGCCCAACTGGCTCATTAACAGCTACAAG AAGGTGgatgctgcccagctgctgcgTCTCTACCTGAACTACGATCTGCTGGAGGAGGCGGTGGATTTGGTGCTGGAGTATGTGGACGCTGTGCTGGGCAAAGGGCA